The Ascaphus truei isolate aAscTru1 chromosome 3, aAscTru1.hap1, whole genome shotgun sequence genome includes a region encoding these proteins:
- the NCKAP5L gene encoding nck-associated protein 5-like, with amino-acid sequence MTSEVEEEIRLLTGGVSEPLVIQELLERLRELEAENSALSQANETQRETYERCLDEVANHVVQALLNQKDLREECIKLKKRVFDLERQNRALSDLFHQKLKLPSGSSPELHPLQVLSDPQGGDPERLPGALPLGQCAVQREEKQRSGRASSSCRSLDAMSPFLRKKAQILEVLRRLEATGSQPGLPSCAVPPMLLGGLSAGGNGLRMGSEQDFDYLNGEGLTPPELCGDEPWTSCLLLAQSGWEELLKWKPIQREPPAGSPGEGGGERLGLTTGEDTPLARQAEGSSSSSDDDIGDPTPPPSEIRQRLPFTDLAKGLGPCLCSRGAGDKRGPDEGHSDGIGLSRGHMGHLNSLTCYSRSLRDLAESHQLPRITAAGAERRDSVSRSPGKLLISETSSDGLAPFCPSSPGGSSNPPRETGGLIYKNTPQERPDVCSQSSTSVVPIPSSPDLQDPLVPSPEPRAPHISSPAKFLKFLKLPGSAEKLQSPNPLRLSPQLTQTSKIPCRSNNYEVFPSPRLGRKAAEELSEPVTEPPSPSELLNPDTSRPGQGERPQGSVITRPGVQFCTKKSHDYENVLAFSAGPLELPPMDQAVESLEGNAHLAAGVCSPSCPALCIHSQAKRVDDPCSPLSTPLTRKPGASRKPLESAGHLPFRERMGKLKGLDSLQPSLTLEGTEGSKGMGDGPELRPSMKRSIGVSSLKTPEAGSTESYPPRYHPQKAEAARIRQPGAHGLSGSPHGPRNLSRAPPVPSKSPRSPHSSPTKLPAKSPSKTTSKPQVSRPLSEELRPSPRQPPHASEDKQRTHSAGAGKKNGTCPDYASTRNTGPKGTESLPLSAALHSAIEEKVMKGIKENMLRLQEQHRAPVPDAKHRNSSGIASWFGLKKSKLPALSRRPEAGRLKEEKRERAGGGSPRSREVKTESLNISMLMEKAEDLRKALQEERAYINGLSLDKTRTAASVEQMQSPRPLTADNFMQQLLNRVDGKDPPLEVHLEMQTPLRDFPRLSPENKDARPFRSPRNGIVTQHVQRCEQKTLEQNREVVLPPAERMSESVTSQHFAACDSLTRTLDSGIGTFPPPDYCGGTPSKSVAKLKPRLESPSVLPVGRFSAFPKLPRRARTLERDMRGMEEMFPSGQHQSVPAFHALLAEPEPSLGHRVYGEDSSRDRTRPQQGKNWTFPNAKVSGSSTEGFRGRTHDLEELPSEGDRDCDVSGYPHPSLCFPGSVSSRTPSTSEVGEEGTSEAKSRDNEQGQTGLENSESLSDSLYDSLSSCGSQG; translated from the exons ATGACGTCcgaggtggaggaagagatccgtCTTCTGACCGGAGGGGTGTCGGAGCCGCTTGTGATTCAGGAGCTACTGGAGAGGTTGCGGGAACTAGAG GCGGAAAATTCTGCGCTCTCTCAAGCCAACGAAACTCAGCGTGAGACTTACGAGCGTTGCCTAGATGAG GTTGCGAACCATGTGGTCCAGGCCCTTTTAAATCAGAAG GATCTCCGGGAAGAATGCATCAAACTCAAGAAGAGGGTGTTTGACCTTGAGCGACAGAACAGGGCCTTGAGTGACCTCTTCCACCAGAAGCTGAAACTCCCATCTGGATCATCCCCTGAG TTGCACCCACTGCAGGTTCTGTCAGACCCTCAGGGAGGTGATCCGGAGAGGCTTCCAGGCGCTCTCCCGCTGGGACAATGTGCTGTGCAGAGAGAG GAGAAGCAGCGCTCAGGCcgtgcctcctcctcctgccgctCTCTAGATGCCATGTCTCCATTCCTCAGGAAGAAGGCCCAGATCCTGGAAGTCCTGCGCAGGTTGGAGGCCACAGGATCCCAGCCTGGCTTGCCCTCCTGCGCCGTCCCACCAATGCTCCTTGGGGGTCTGTCAGCGGGTGGGAACGGGCTGCGGATGGGATCGGAGCAGGACTTCGACTATCTGAATGGAGAGGGTCTGACTCCTCCAGAGCTTTGTGGTGATGAACCCTGGACGTCCTGTCTGCTTTTGGCCCAGAGCGGTTGGGAGGAGTTGCTCAAGTGGAAGCCCATTCAACGTGAGCCGCCTGCAGGGAGCCcaggggagggtggaggagagcGCCTTGGCCTGACAACGGGGGAGGACACACCGTTGGCACGGCAGGCTGAGGGAAGCTCTTCCTCTTCAGATGATGACATTGGAGACCCGACTCCTCCTCCAAGTGAGATCAGGCAGCGGCTGCCATTCACCGACTTGGCAAAGGGCTTGGGACCTTGTCTGTGCTCCCGTGGAGCAGGAGATAAACGGGGCCCTGACGAGGGGCACTCTGATGGGATTGGTCTCAGTAGGGGGCACATGGGGCACCTTAACTCCTTAACCTGCTACAGTCGGAGCCTGCGGGATCTGGCAGAGAGTCACCAGCTGCCCAGGATAACAGCAGCAGGTGCCGAGAGGAGGGACTCTGTGTCCCGGTCCCCCGGGAAACTGTTGATTTCTGAGACCTCTTCAGATGGACTGGCCCCTTTCTGTCCCTCGTCTCCTGGGGGCTCTTCCAATCCTCCCAGAGAAACAGGTGGGCTGATCTATAAGAACACGCCCCAGGAGCGACCTGATGTCTGCTCACAGTCCTCCACCTCCGTGGttcctatcccctcctctccagacCTTCAAGACCCACTTGTCCCCTCCCCTGAGCCTCGGGCACCCCACATCTCATCCCCAGCCAAATTCCTCAAGTTTCTGAAGCTCCCAGGATCAGCTGAGAAGCTACAGAGCCCAAATCCTTTACGGCTTAGTCCTCAGCTCACTCAAACCTCCAAGATACCGTGCAGGAGCAATAACTACGAGGTCTTCCCCTCCCCGCGCCTGGGTAGGAAGGCAGCTGAGGAGTTGTCTGAACCTGTTACTGAGCCACCTTCCCCCTCTGAACTTCTTAATCCTGATACCAGCAGGCCAGGACAGGGTGAGCGCCCCCAGGGCAGTGTGATAACTAGGCCTGGAGTGCAGTTCTGCACCAAAAAGTCACATGATTACGAGAACGTTCTGGCTTTCTCAGCTGGGCCCTTGGAGCTGCCCCCTATGGACCAGGCTGTTGAGTCCTTAGAGGGAAATGCCCACTTGGCTGCCGGTGTGTGTTCCCCAAGCTGCCCGGCACTTTGTATCCACTCCCAAGCGAAGCGTGTTGATGACCCTTGTAGTCCATTGAGCACCCCATTAACTAGAAAACCTGGAGCTTCTAGAAAACCCCTGGAATCTGCTGGGCATCTCCCAttcagagagaggatggggaagttAAAGGGATTAGACAGTCTGCAGCCAAGCCTCACCCTAGAAGGGACGGAGGGCAGCAAGGGGATGGGCGATGGCCCCGAACTTCGTCCATCCATGAAGAGATCTATTGGGGTGAGCAGCCTGAAGACACCGGAGGCTGGCTCCACAGAGAGCTACCCACCTAGATACCACCCCCAAAAAGCAGAGGCAGCTCGGATTCGTCAGCCTGGGGCTCATGGTCTATCTGGTTCGCCCCATGGCCCACGCAACCTGAGTCGGGCACCCCCTGTGCCCAGCAAAAGCCCTCGCAGTCCTCACAGCAGCCCAACCAAACTACCTGCCAAGTCTCCAAGCAAGACCACGTCCAAGCCTCAGGTATCTCGGCCCCTGAGTGAGGAGCTGAGGCCAAGCCCCCGTCAGCCACCACATGCCAGTGAAGACAAGCAGAGGACGCATTCCGCAGGTGCAGGCAAGAAAAACGGCACATGCCCTGACTATGCCAGCACACGTAACACAGGCCCAAAGGGCACAGAGAGCCTACCACTCAGTGCTGCCCTGCACTCTGCCATCGAGGAGAAGGTGATGAAGGGCATCAAGGAGAACATGCTGAGGTTGCAGGAACAGCACCGGGCCCCAGTCCCTGACGCCAAGCACCGTAACTCCAGCGGCATAGCCAGCTGGTTTGGCCTAAAGAAGAGCAAACTCCCAGCACTTAGCCGGAGGCCTGAGGCCGGGCGCTTGAAagaagagaaaagggagagagctgggggtgGCTCCCCGCGCTCCAGGGAGGTGAAGACGGAGAGCCTGAACATCTCCATGTTGATGGAGAAAGCAGAGGACCTGCGGAAAgccctgcaggaggagagagcctACATCAATGGCCTATCCTTGGACAAGACGCGCACAGCAGCCTCTGTGGAGCAGATGCAAAGCCCGCGGCCCCTAACTGCTGACAACTTCATGCAGCAGCTGCTGAACCG gGTGGATGGGAAGGATCCTCCTCTCGAGGTCCACCTAGAAATGCAGACTCCGCTGCGGGACTTTCCCAGGTTATCGCCGGAGAACAAAGACGCCAGACCCTTCCGGTCCCCAAGGAATGGGATCGTCACGCAGCATGTGCAGCGTTGCGAGCAAAAGACCTTGGAGCAG AACAGAGAGGTAGTTCTCCCTCCAGCCGAGAGGATGTCTGAATCTGTCACTTCTCAGCACTTTGCTG CTTGTGATTCGCTCACAAGGACTCTGGACAgcggcatcgggacatttcctcCGCCGGATTACTGTGGAGGGACACCGAGCAAAAGCGTCGCAAAGCTGAAGCCCAGACTAGAGtctccctctgtccttcctgTGGGAAGGTTTTCTGCCTTTCCCAAGCTGCCGAGAAGAGCGAGGACCTTAGAGAGGGAcatgcggggcatggaggagatGTTCCCATCGGGGCAGCACCAGAGCGTCCCAGCATTCCATGCATTGCTGGCAGAGCCCGAGCCTTCTCTGGGACACCGGGTGTATGGAGAAG ATTCCAGCAGGGATCGCACCCGGCCTCAGCAGGGCAAGAACTGGACCTTCCCCAATGCCAAGGTCAGCGGCAGCTCCACAGAGGGCTTCAGGGGCAGAACACATGACCTCGAAGAG CTCCCTTCGGAAGGTGACAGAGACTGTGACGTATCGGGTTacccacacccctccctctgTTTCCCCGGCAGCGTGAGCAGCCGCACCCCCAGCACCTCTGAGGTTGGGGAGGAGGGAACAAGTGAAGCCAAATCCAGAGACAACGAGCAAGGCCAGACCGGGCTGGAGAACTCCGAATCCCTGAGCGACTCGCTGTATGACAGCCTGTCGTCCTGTGGGAGCCAGGGCTAA